The sequence CTGACCCACAGAGCGTGCGGCGCATTGTCTCGCTTGTCCGCTCGCAGGTGGAACTGCCCATTGTCGCCAAGCTCAGCCCCAACGTGACCGACATCGCCGCCCTGGCCGAGGCCGCGGTGGCGGCCGGCGCGGATGCGGTCAGCCTGATCAACACCCTGCCTGGGATGAAGATCGACATCAACAGGCGCCGTCCGGTGCTGAGCCAGGGCTTCGGCGGGCTGTCGGGCCCGGCGGTGCGCCCGGTGGGCGTGGCCTGTGTCTACAAGGTCTACCGCCGTCTGGCCGAGGCCGGGATGAGCGCCCCCATCGTGGGGATCGGCGGGATCGGCTGCGGCAGCGACGCCCTGGAGTACATCCTGGCCGGGGCGAGCCTGGTCCAGGTGGGCACGGCCAGTTTCGTGCGCCCGCGGGCCGCGGCTGAGACAATCGAGGGCATCGCCGAAATCTGCGACCGTCAGGGTGTGACCGCCGTCACCGAGTTGGTGGGTGCGGCGCACCGGTCCTGAGCACTACATCATATACAACTGTCCGATTCAATCTGCGGGAGGACTCTCAACACATGGAAGCCAAGGCTGTCCTGGAGCTTTTCAGCCGCTACGATGCCTACTTAGAGGGACATTTCCGCCTGACCAGCGGCCTGCACAGCCCGCACTATTTCCAGTGCGCGCGCGTGCTTCAGCACCCCGAGGCCGCCGAGAAGCTGGGCCAGG comes from bacterium and encodes:
- a CDS encoding dihydroorotate dehydrogenase, translating into MAVDLSVNCLGLEFQNPVLVASGTFGYGDQYEDIMPIRELGALVTKTITPRMRPGNPPPRVVETDSGMLNTIGLANVGQDEFLREKLPWLVTHRGAARVIVNVAGFAEEEFAEVAAAVGSAPGVDALEVNLGCPNVKAGYIHFGADPQSVRRIVSLVRSQVELPIVAKLSPNVTDIAALAEAAVAAGADAVSLINTLPGMKIDINRRRPVLSQGFGGLSGPAVRPVGVACVYKVYRRLAEAGMSAPIVGIGGIGCGSDALEYILAGASLVQVGTASFVRPRAAAETIEGIAEICDRQGVTAVTELVGAAHRS